The following proteins come from a genomic window of Methanocella conradii HZ254:
- the eif1A gene encoding translation initiation factor eIF-1A, producing MAGEEGEMVTRVRVPNKKEREVLGTVTSMLGANRVVVRCVDGVTRVCRIPGKLKKRIWIREGDVVIVVPWEFQNEKGDVVWRYTGPQVNWLERKGFL from the coding sequence ATCGCCGGCGAAGAAGGCGAGATGGTCACGAGGGTGAGGGTCCCAAACAAGAAGGAGAGAGAGGTTCTGGGCACTGTTACGAGCATGCTGGGAGCGAACCGCGTGGTGGTGCGGTGCGTCGACGGCGTGACGAGGGTATGCCGTATCCCTGGCAAGCTCAAGAAGCGCATCTGGATACGCGAGGGCGACGTGGTCATCGTCGTCCCGTGGGAGTTTCAGAACGAGAAGGGCGACGTGGTCTGGAGATACACTGGCCCGCAGGTGAACTGGCTGGAGCGGAAGGGCTTTCTTTAA
- a CDS encoding tyrosine--tRNA ligase, protein MDRLELVTRNVEEVVTMDELKKLLDEKPHPTVYVGYEPSGNVHLGHMITVNKLIDCQKAGLNVTVLLADLHAYLNRKGTMEEIEKIAEYNKRCFIALGLSEESTRFVLGSSYQLSPEYEMNVLRMACETTVNRARRSMDEVSRDAEDPHVSQMIYPLMQAIDIAFLGVDVAMGGIDQRKIHMIAREELPMLGFKSPVCLHTPILLGLDGTKMSSSKGNNISVDEPAESVAKKIEKAFCPMGVVENNPVLDLFRYHIFIRYPAVTIERPEKHGGSIEYLSFEALKGDFAAKKVHPLDLKKAAAKYMNMILEPVRKRV, encoded by the coding sequence ATGGATAGGTTAGAGCTGGTCACGCGGAACGTCGAAGAGGTCGTGACCATGGACGAGCTGAAGAAGCTACTGGACGAGAAGCCGCACCCGACAGTCTACGTGGGCTACGAGCCCAGCGGCAACGTCCACCTGGGCCACATGATAACTGTCAACAAGCTCATCGATTGCCAGAAGGCGGGGCTCAACGTGACCGTTCTGCTGGCCGACCTTCACGCTTATCTCAACCGCAAGGGCACGATGGAGGAGATCGAGAAAATTGCTGAGTATAATAAGCGCTGCTTTATCGCCCTGGGGCTGAGCGAGGAGAGCACGCGTTTTGTGCTGGGGTCTTCGTACCAACTGTCGCCGGAGTACGAGATGAACGTGCTCCGCATGGCATGCGAGACTACTGTAAACAGGGCGAGACGAAGCATGGATGAGGTGTCCAGGGACGCGGAGGACCCCCACGTCTCCCAGATGATATATCCCCTCATGCAGGCCATAGACATAGCATTCTTAGGCGTGGACGTCGCCATGGGCGGCATCGACCAGCGCAAGATACACATGATAGCGCGCGAGGAGCTGCCGATGCTAGGCTTTAAGAGCCCCGTGTGCCTCCACACGCCCATCTTACTGGGGCTGGACGGCACCAAGATGTCCTCCAGCAAGGGAAACAATATTAGCGTTGACGAGCCGGCGGAAAGCGTGGCAAAAAAGATAGAGAAGGCCTTCTGCCCGATGGGCGTCGTGGAAAATAACCCGGTGCTAGACCTTTTCAGGTACCACATTTTTATAAGATACCCGGCAGTAACCATAGAAAGGCCCGAGAAGCATGGAGGTAGTATCGAATATCTGTCCTTCGAGGCGTTAAAGGGCGACTTCGCGGCGAAGAAGGTACACCCGCTAGACCTTAAAAAAGCGGCCGCTAAGTACATGAACATGATTTTAGAGCCTGTAAGGAAGAGAGTATGA
- a CDS encoding glycerophosphodiester phosphodiesterase — translation MYYFEIVGHRGAPGQAPENTLLSFERAIRTGVDWIELDVRRSRDGVLVVIHDEMVDRTTDGSGRVSDMGFGELERLDAGAGQRIPSLQQVVDLAKGRVKMDIEIKEKGIEEDVVNTIKKNGIESQCMVSSFSYDSIKKVKELCPRLVTAAIMDEMPEDVEKYMDTLLGVDTRILMLSKKIVTEPFIGEARRLGFSLGIWNADTTAEIERYAAMDPEYLCSNYPEMLVEFRQAHSIV, via the coding sequence GTGTATTATTTTGAGATAGTAGGCCACCGTGGGGCGCCAGGGCAGGCGCCGGAGAACACGCTGTTATCCTTTGAGCGTGCGATTCGCACGGGCGTGGACTGGATCGAGCTCGACGTGCGAAGGAGCAGGGATGGGGTGCTGGTGGTCATTCATGATGAGATGGTGGATAGGACGACGGATGGCAGCGGGAGGGTAAGCGATATGGGCTTTGGCGAGCTGGAAAGGCTCGACGCCGGGGCCGGCCAGCGAATACCGTCGCTCCAGCAGGTCGTCGACCTGGCTAAGGGCCGCGTCAAAATGGACATCGAGATAAAAGAAAAGGGCATAGAGGAAGACGTCGTTAATACGATAAAAAAGAACGGCATCGAGAGTCAGTGTATGGTATCCTCTTTTAGCTATGACTCGATAAAAAAGGTGAAAGAGCTATGCCCGAGACTCGTGACGGCCGCCATCATGGACGAGATGCCCGAGGACGTGGAAAAGTACATGGACACGCTGCTCGGCGTTGACACGAGGATACTCATGCTGAGCAAAAAGATCGTCACGGAGCCTTTCATCGGAGAGGCCCGCCGCCTGGGCTTCTCATTAGGCATATGGAACGCCGACACGACGGCCGAAATAGAGAGGTACGCGGCGATGGACCCCGAGTATCTATGCAGCAATTACCCGGAGATGCTCGTCGAGTTCAGGCAGGCACACTCTATTGTATAG
- the purB gene encoding adenylosuccinate lyase: MAIHPIEYRYGTPEMKAVWAEETKLKKLLMVEAALAKAEAEVGLISKKDAEAIEACMDRVSLERVKQIEEEISHDMMSVVLAYAEQCGEAGKWLHYGATSNDILDTALALQLKDAIEIIEDKLGRLKHELLKKADETKRLVTAGRTHGQLAVPTTYGLRFAIWAMEVARHQERLRQLKPRVVVGQMSGAVGTQAAFGKEGIRIKELTMRYLGIPAVTVSSQIIQRDRHAEYIEFLALVASTLDKICLEIRLMQRSEIGELAEGFGKRQVGSSTMPHKRNPINSEQVCGLARVVRAYVEPALENNVLWDERDLTNSSCERVIIPEASILLDHMLNKTINVISGLTFYPENIKRNLYILKGVQMSEAVMIALAKKGFGRQKAHEIVRAASMKAFERNMPFKQALMEDKDISEKLTSEEIDEATDPERYIGTAVEQVEEVLRKEGYYKEGRI, translated from the coding sequence ATGGCGATACACCCTATAGAGTATAGGTACGGCACGCCCGAGATGAAGGCGGTATGGGCCGAGGAGACAAAGCTTAAGAAGCTGCTCATGGTGGAGGCCGCGCTGGCTAAGGCGGAGGCCGAGGTGGGCCTCATATCAAAGAAGGATGCCGAGGCTATTGAGGCCTGCATGGACAGGGTCAGCCTGGAGAGGGTGAAGCAGATAGAGGAGGAGATCAGCCACGACATGATGTCCGTGGTGCTCGCCTACGCGGAGCAGTGCGGGGAGGCGGGCAAGTGGCTCCACTATGGCGCCACCTCTAATGACATTCTAGACACGGCGCTTGCGCTTCAGCTAAAGGATGCTATTGAGATCATCGAGGATAAGCTGGGAAGGCTCAAGCATGAGCTGCTAAAGAAGGCTGACGAGACCAAGAGGCTGGTCACCGCGGGGCGGACTCATGGGCAGCTTGCCGTCCCGACGACTTACGGCCTCAGGTTCGCCATCTGGGCCATGGAGGTCGCGAGGCACCAGGAAAGGCTGAGGCAGCTTAAGCCGAGGGTCGTGGTGGGCCAGATGAGCGGCGCGGTTGGGACCCAGGCGGCGTTCGGCAAGGAGGGCATCAGGATAAAGGAGCTCACCATGAGATATCTCGGAATACCTGCGGTCACCGTTTCCTCGCAAATAATACAGCGGGACAGGCATGCGGAGTACATTGAATTTTTAGCCCTGGTGGCCAGCACGCTGGACAAGATATGCCTGGAGATTAGGCTTATGCAGCGCAGCGAGATAGGGGAGCTTGCGGAGGGCTTCGGCAAAAGGCAGGTCGGCTCTTCAACGATGCCCCACAAGAGGAATCCTATCAACTCAGAGCAGGTCTGCGGACTGGCCCGGGTGGTCAGGGCATACGTTGAGCCTGCGCTCGAAAATAACGTATTATGGGACGAGCGAGACCTTACGAATTCCTCGTGCGAGCGCGTCATCATACCGGAGGCGTCCATACTGCTCGACCACATGTTAAATAAGACCATCAATGTGATCAGTGGATTGACGTTCTATCCCGAGAACATCAAGCGCAATCTTTACATTTTGAAGGGCGTGCAGATGAGCGAGGCGGTGATGATAGCCCTGGCCAAGAAGGGGTTCGGCAGGCAGAAGGCGCACGAGATCGTGCGAGCCGCTTCAATGAAGGCGTTCGAGCGCAACATGCCCTTCAAGCAGGCCCTCATGGAGGATAAGGATATATCCGAAAAGCTCACGTCCGAGGAGATCGACGAGGCCACCGATCCCGAGAGGTATATAGGCACGGCGGTCGAGCAGGTCGAAGAAGTCTTAAGGAAGGAAGGCTACTATAAAGAGGGGCGCATATGA
- a CDS encoding glycosyltransferase family 2 protein, whose amino-acid sequence MSDFLLMLPTLNEEEALKALGPEIPGWMDVVVVDGGSTDGTRKIAESLGYAFLTQEFGKGKGCGVRSGMKYFLSHGYKYLGMIDTDYTCVPSELERMLAAMQSDGFDLVLGARDRVRQRELLGRFSLFINASTSGLTSFAYGMHLPDIQTSYWLFSRRAVEALYPRLVASGFEIEYDMVFNSWREGLRIGTVPVTIRKRLGESKFTNYLRLKQIYHGLRYVNKSLLIMLTGKRSNGKL is encoded by the coding sequence ATGAGCGATTTCTTGTTGATGCTCCCCACCCTTAACGAGGAGGAGGCTCTTAAGGCGCTGGGGCCGGAAATCCCGGGGTGGATGGACGTGGTGGTTGTGGATGGAGGCTCCACGGACGGGACGAGGAAGATAGCCGAGAGCCTTGGCTACGCTTTTTTGACGCAGGAGTTCGGGAAGGGCAAGGGCTGTGGCGTGAGGTCGGGCATGAAGTACTTCTTGAGCCACGGCTACAAATACCTGGGCATGATCGATACGGACTACACATGTGTGCCTTCCGAGCTGGAGCGCATGCTCGCGGCCATGCAAAGCGATGGCTTTGACCTTGTGCTGGGCGCAAGAGACAGGGTAAGGCAGCGTGAGCTGCTTGGCCGCTTCTCGCTTTTCATCAACGCGTCCACTTCGGGGCTTACGTCCTTTGCATATGGCATGCATCTCCCCGACATCCAGACGAGCTACTGGCTTTTTAGCCGTCGCGCCGTGGAGGCCCTTTACCCCAGGCTGGTCGCTTCAGGCTTCGAGATCGAGTACGATATGGTCTTTAACTCGTGGAGGGAGGGGCTGCGTATAGGCACGGTTCCCGTGACTATCCGTAAGAGGCTTGGCGAGTCTAAGTTTACTAACTATTTGCGCCTTAAGCAGATTTACCATGGGCTTCGCTATGTTAATAAGAGCCTTTTGATAATGCTTACAGGTAAGCGCTCGAATGGTAAGCTGTGA
- a CDS encoding TolB family protein — protein MGVCVFIIYDYLTPDASLTPVTQTPAIAVTPPPLPTMTPTPRPTATPTPTLDAGHYQQDTKVTGGDFEYYYPGIWSHYIVYDMYDGTKNYSMLYDVNTQRTTRIAEGCVFSNGAISNGKVLLFYPEGNKIYLYDINSRKSGLTSSDDDCDRSGFTMFDTKLAYYQDDGHYNTDGTWVPLHTIRVFNMVDGQTSIVIYDIPKPLDMRIYKDMLVYTVVDGEGSDVYLLDLAKLNSKPQRVSTGSGNNNHARIYDHTIVYYSDRDGKSHIYMYDINTAKTSVVATEGEQWNADIYGNTIVYDDNRNGNWDIYAYDLSTGVERRITNEPHDQRAPVIYGNRIAYMDNRNGYDAIYTMTI, from the coding sequence ATGGGCGTCTGTGTCTTCATCATTTATGATTATTTAACCCCTGACGCTTCCCTCACACCCGTAACGCAGACGCCTGCGATAGCGGTGACCCCGCCTCCTCTTCCCACGATGACCCCTACTCCCAGGCCAACCGCCACGCCGACCCCCACGCTGGACGCCGGACATTATCAGCAGGACACGAAGGTGACCGGGGGCGATTTCGAGTACTACTATCCCGGCATATGGAGCCACTACATCGTCTATGACATGTACGATGGCACGAAGAACTACTCTATGCTATACGATGTTAACACGCAGCGGACCACGAGGATAGCGGAGGGATGCGTATTCTCTAACGGGGCCATCAGCAACGGCAAGGTGCTACTATTCTACCCTGAGGGGAATAAGATTTATTTGTATGACATTAACAGCAGGAAATCTGGCCTCACGTCTTCCGATGATGACTGCGACAGGAGCGGCTTCACCATGTTCGATACGAAGCTTGCCTACTACCAGGACGACGGCCACTATAATACGGATGGAACATGGGTACCATTACACACGATACGGGTGTTCAACATGGTTGACGGGCAGACGTCAATAGTCATCTATGACATCCCAAAGCCTCTTGACATGAGGATTTACAAGGACATGCTCGTGTACACCGTAGTCGATGGCGAGGGCAGCGACGTATACCTGCTCGACCTTGCGAAGCTTAATTCAAAGCCGCAAAGGGTCTCGACTGGCAGCGGCAACAATAACCACGCGAGGATATATGACCATACGATAGTATACTACTCCGATAGAGATGGTAAAAGCCACATTTACATGTATGATATTAACACGGCCAAAACCTCAGTGGTTGCGACTGAGGGCGAGCAATGGAACGCTGACATTTATGGTAATACGATCGTATATGATGACAACCGCAACGGCAACTGGGATATATACGCTTATGACCTGAGCACCGGCGTGGAGCGAAGGATAACGAACGAGCCGCACGATCAGAGGGCGCCCGTTATCTACGGGAATCGCATCGCATATATGGATAACAGGAATGGCTACGATGCCATATATACGATGACCATATAA
- a CDS encoding cysteine desulfurase, with the protein MYDVYRIREDFPVLKKVIYLDSAATSQKPLPVVKAMDEYFTEYCGPYGRGAHRLSKETTEKYEDAREAVASFLGVPPGNTIFTRNTTESINMVAYGLDWRRGDHVITSVMEHHSNLLPWMRLRKRGVEVTVVDADDYGVVHVKSIEDAITERTRLIAIGHVSNFFGSIQDVRAIARLAKRHGIKLLVDAAQSLGEMSYDFEASDCDFICASGHKGLLGPQGTGILYVKDAEGLDPVFAGGGTVSNVTLEGFSFDEAPSRFEYGTPNIPGVIGLGRAVKYVEALGVDNIESHLKGLAKYCAKRLSEIPQVEVYGPEERGSLVSFNLKGLNPHDVAMILDEARKICVRSGAMCAQTALARLGISGAVRASFGCYTTKEEVEALASSIEMMAKTLT; encoded by the coding sequence ATGTACGATGTTTATAGGATAAGGGAAGACTTCCCTGTATTAAAGAAGGTCATATACCTGGACAGCGCCGCCACAAGCCAGAAGCCCCTGCCAGTGGTAAAGGCCATGGACGAGTATTTTACGGAGTACTGCGGGCCATATGGCCGGGGGGCGCACCGGCTCTCGAAGGAGACGACGGAGAAGTATGAGGATGCGCGCGAGGCGGTAGCATCTTTCCTCGGCGTGCCTCCAGGGAACACCATCTTCACGAGAAACACGACCGAGAGCATCAACATGGTGGCCTATGGGCTCGATTGGAGGAGGGGCGATCATGTCATAACATCGGTGATGGAGCACCACAGCAACCTGCTCCCATGGATGAGGCTGCGGAAGAGGGGCGTCGAGGTCACGGTCGTCGATGCCGATGACTATGGGGTCGTACACGTTAAGTCGATAGAAGACGCCATTACCGAGAGGACCAGGCTGATAGCAATAGGCCACGTCTCGAACTTCTTCGGCTCCATACAGGATGTGCGGGCCATCGCCAGGCTCGCTAAAAGGCACGGCATAAAGCTGCTGGTGGACGCTGCCCAATCGCTCGGCGAGATGAGCTACGATTTTGAGGCTTCGGACTGCGACTTCATATGCGCCTCGGGCCATAAGGGCCTGCTAGGGCCGCAGGGCACGGGCATCCTGTACGTAAAGGACGCCGAGGGATTAGACCCTGTGTTTGCGGGAGGCGGAACGGTTAGCAATGTCACGCTGGAAGGCTTCAGCTTCGACGAGGCGCCCTCTCGTTTCGAGTACGGCACCCCCAACATCCCCGGCGTGATAGGGCTGGGCCGCGCCGTTAAATACGTAGAAGCGCTGGGCGTCGATAATATCGAGTCCCATCTTAAGGGGCTTGCGAAGTATTGCGCCAAACGCCTCAGCGAGATCCCGCAGGTAGAGGTGTACGGCCCTGAGGAGCGAGGCTCCCTCGTGTCTTTCAACTTGAAAGGGCTGAACCCCCACGACGTGGCCATGATCCTCGACGAGGCCAGGAAGATATGCGTGAGGAGCGGGGCCATGTGCGCCCAGACCGCCCTCGCCAGGCTCGGCATCTCTGGAGCGGTCCGCGCCTCGTTCGGGTGCTACACCACAAAAGAGGAGGTAGAGGCGCTAGCCTCCTCTATCGAAATGATGGCAAAAACGCTCACGTGA
- the thsA gene encoding thermosome subunit alpha, with amino-acid sequence MAQQAAQAGPVYIMKEGSQATRGRDAQYYNIMAALAVAGSVVSTLGPRGMDKMLIDSTGDIVVTNDGATILRKMDIEHPAAKMMVEVAKTQDSEVGDGTTTAVVLAGELLRQAGMLLERNVHPTSIVKGYSMAASKALELIEKMAVNVTENDRDMLRKIAETSITGKDCENAKEFLSGMVLEAAGYMMEKDSAGNYEVEKKNFLLEKKTGNLADSKIIEGVVIDKGVVNFQMPKKLENVKVLAMEYGFDAKDTKFDAEFKVKSHVGFQAFRNEEDRQIKEQVDKIARLGVKAVFTTQAINDLAQHYMAKYGIMGVRRLKRSDVDRVAKATGGQVITNLDDISEDDIGFAGQIEEVQVGDDKMIILTKCKDRRVISAILRAPSSHILDEYERGIDDGLHAVQAAIKDGKVVPGGAAVEAELSVRLKQYAASIKGKEQLSVQAFAEALEIIPKALAMNAGLNAIDAMIELKTRHDGNDGANYGLDVYTGKAVDMLKAGVVEPLRVKTQAIKSAAEAAQMIIRIDDVLAATQVKPPAGSKSSDEKSED; translated from the coding sequence ATGGCACAACAAGCTGCACAAGCTGGACCGGTATATATCATGAAAGAAGGCAGCCAGGCCACCAGAGGCCGCGACGCACAATACTACAACATAATGGCGGCACTGGCAGTGGCAGGCTCCGTCGTATCAACGCTCGGGCCGAGAGGCATGGACAAAATGCTCATAGACTCGACCGGAGACATCGTAGTCACTAATGACGGCGCAACCATATTAAGAAAGATGGACATAGAGCACCCCGCGGCCAAGATGATGGTAGAGGTCGCAAAGACACAAGACTCAGAGGTCGGCGACGGCACGACGACTGCGGTAGTGCTCGCGGGCGAGCTGCTGAGGCAAGCAGGCATGCTTCTGGAGAGAAACGTCCACCCGACATCGATAGTTAAGGGATATAGCATGGCAGCCTCAAAGGCGCTCGAATTGATAGAAAAGATGGCGGTCAACGTCACCGAAAACGACAGGGACATGCTGAGGAAGATCGCCGAAACCTCCATCACCGGCAAGGACTGCGAGAACGCAAAGGAGTTTTTATCGGGCATGGTCCTCGAGGCGGCGGGCTATATGATGGAGAAGGACTCGGCAGGCAACTACGAGGTCGAGAAGAAGAATTTCCTGCTGGAGAAGAAAACTGGCAACCTGGCAGACTCGAAGATAATCGAGGGCGTGGTAATTGATAAGGGAGTGGTCAATTTCCAGATGCCCAAAAAGCTGGAGAACGTCAAAGTGCTAGCGATGGAATACGGCTTCGACGCCAAGGACACCAAGTTCGACGCCGAGTTCAAGGTGAAATCACACGTCGGCTTCCAGGCGTTCCGCAACGAGGAGGACCGGCAGATAAAGGAGCAGGTTGACAAGATAGCCAGGCTGGGCGTCAAGGCGGTTTTCACCACGCAGGCTATCAACGACCTCGCCCAGCACTACATGGCGAAGTATGGGATAATGGGCGTCAGGCGGCTTAAAAGGTCGGACGTGGACCGGGTGGCAAAGGCCACTGGCGGCCAGGTCATCACCAACCTCGACGACATTTCCGAGGATGACATCGGCTTCGCGGGCCAGATCGAAGAGGTCCAGGTCGGCGACGATAAGATGATAATTCTCACAAAATGCAAGGACAGGCGGGTCATATCTGCCATATTAAGGGCTCCGTCAAGCCATATACTCGACGAGTATGAGCGCGGCATCGACGATGGGCTGCACGCGGTGCAGGCGGCCATCAAGGACGGCAAAGTCGTCCCCGGCGGCGCCGCCGTGGAGGCCGAGCTAAGCGTGAGGCTGAAGCAGTACGCTGCCTCTATCAAGGGCAAGGAGCAGCTCTCCGTCCAGGCTTTCGCCGAAGCCCTGGAGATAATACCGAAAGCGCTCGCCATGAACGCGGGCCTTAACGCCATAGACGCCATGATCGAGCTGAAGACGAGGCATGATGGCAATGATGGCGCGAACTATGGCCTCGATGTCTACACGGGTAAGGCCGTGGACATGCTCAAGGCAGGAGTCGTCGAGCCATTACGCGTAAAGACCCAGGCCATTAAGAGCGCGGCCGAGGCGGCGCAGATGATAATAAGGATAGACGACGTCCTCGCCGCAACCCAGGTTAAGCCGCCAGCAGGCAGCAAGTCCAGCGATGAAAAAAGCGAAGATTAA
- a CDS encoding nicotinamide-nucleotide adenylyltransferase, whose product MDSKKRGFYIGRFQPFHLGHLKVIGEIAKQVDELVIGIGSAQLSHTPDNPFTAGERIMMISRSLKGLDLYYYVIPISDIYRNALWVAHVRSMTPPFSTVYSNNPLVSRLFREAGYEVAYSPMYNRHEYSGTEIRRRILAGEAWETLVPEAVVEVIREIKGVERLKAVSVKGDIEDVIDGVP is encoded by the coding sequence ATGGACTCGAAAAAGAGGGGCTTCTACATCGGCCGCTTCCAGCCTTTCCACCTGGGCCACCTTAAGGTGATTGGGGAGATAGCGAAGCAGGTGGACGAGCTCGTCATCGGCATCGGAAGCGCCCAGCTTAGCCATACGCCGGATAACCCGTTTACCGCGGGCGAGCGCATCATGATGATATCGAGAAGCCTGAAAGGCCTGGACCTTTACTATTATGTAATCCCGATTAGCGATATTTACAGGAATGCCCTATGGGTGGCTCACGTTCGCTCAATGACGCCTCCGTTCTCAACTGTTTACTCTAACAATCCGCTCGTGTCAAGGCTTTTCCGCGAGGCAGGCTACGAGGTCGCATATTCTCCAATGTATAACAGGCATGAGTACTCGGGCACGGAGATAAGGCGGCGCATCCTGGCCGGGGAGGCCTGGGAAACCCTCGTCCCGGAGGCCGTGGTGGAGGTCATAAGGGAGATAAAGGGCGTTGAAAGGCTTAAGGCAGTTTCCGTCAAAGGCGATATCGAGGACGTCATCGATGGGGTGCCGTGA
- a CDS encoding CDP-alcohol phosphatidyltransferase family protein, with the protein MVNITKYRDRLIHCIDPVARLFAKIGLTPNQLTFISLMFGITSALLYVLQHTYLAAGMLLLSGLFDFIDGGVARINGKTSAFGAAIDWIIDKYVDCLVLIGIAFSGLADPRIAAIAIFGSMINTFIKPVTYAEMGFEKKENGKIKDPLEGVGIFGRPETAITLIVLSLLNQVYWAVVIIAIMTNFSAIERVVYLYRHMRGRGKT; encoded by the coding sequence ATGGTAAACATAACTAAGTATAGAGACCGGCTAATCCATTGCATCGACCCGGTTGCCCGCTTATTCGCAAAAATAGGGCTAACTCCCAATCAGCTCACGTTTATCTCGCTAATGTTCGGCATCACATCCGCATTATTATACGTATTACAGCACACTTACCTGGCAGCGGGGATGCTCCTCCTCTCCGGCCTCTTCGACTTCATCGATGGAGGGGTAGCGCGCATCAACGGTAAAACGTCCGCCTTCGGTGCGGCCATCGATTGGATCATTGATAAGTACGTCGACTGCCTCGTCCTCATCGGCATAGCGTTTAGCGGCCTGGCAGATCCGAGAATCGCCGCCATCGCGATATTCGGCTCTATGATAAACACGTTTATCAAGCCAGTTACGTATGCGGAGATGGGCTTTGAGAAGAAGGAGAACGGCAAAATAAAAGACCCGCTGGAGGGCGTGGGCATCTTTGGCCGGCCCGAGACCGCCATCACGCTCATCGTGCTGTCGCTACTCAACCAGGTCTACTGGGCCGTCGTGATAATCGCAATCATGACCAACTTTTCTGCCATCGAGAGGGTCGTCTATTTGTACAGGCACATGCGAGGCCGGGGCAAGACATGA
- a CDS encoding PHP domain-containing protein, with product MKVDMHVHTSKSDGRDSLHSMVEAAEARGLDLIAITDHGPGHGSGIDERQALETKKEAELLQPNYHVRILVGIEAEILPTGEVLLDSREGLDIVLASYHGASSVEAYYQAVLRAVTDPKVDVLAHHAWVIGGFEQAGEYDDVLIERMAAHGVAIEINSKHALPSWDFLIKCRDAGVKYTIGSDAHRAADVGSVAWAKNTARHIYGDKGLFLP from the coding sequence ATGAAGGTCGACATGCACGTCCATACCAGCAAGTCTGACGGAAGGGATAGCCTGCACAGCATGGTGGAGGCCGCCGAGGCCAGGGGGCTCGACCTCATCGCCATAACCGACCATGGCCCTGGCCATGGGAGCGGCATCGACGAGAGGCAAGCCCTCGAAACGAAAAAGGAAGCTGAGCTGCTCCAGCCAAATTACCATGTACGGATACTGGTGGGCATCGAGGCGGAGATATTGCCGACGGGCGAGGTCCTTCTTGATAGCAGGGAAGGGCTGGACATCGTGCTCGCGTCGTATCATGGCGCCTCGTCCGTGGAAGCCTACTATCAGGCCGTTCTGAGGGCCGTCACCGACCCCAAAGTGGACGTGCTCGCCCACCACGCCTGGGTTATAGGGGGCTTCGAGCAAGCCGGGGAGTACGATGACGTGCTCATCGAGCGGATGGCCGCGCACGGGGTGGCCATAGAGATAAACTCAAAGCACGCCTTGCCCTCATGGGATTTTCTCATAAAGTGCAGGGACGCCGGCGTCAAATACACGATTGGCAGCGACGCCCACAGGGCAGCTGACGTCGGCTCGGTTGCATGGGCAAAGAATACTGCCAGGCACATCTATGGCGATAAAGGGCTTTTCCTTCCATGA
- a CDS encoding NUDIX domain-containing protein, with translation MIKMKMRPLAVDAIVIYRDRLVFIKRKNEPYKGMLALPGGFVEEGETTEQAAIREVWEETGLKAEILKLVGVYSNPHRDPRGPVVSICYLLKAAGEHKASTDASEVILLKPAEVPMLAFDHNAMISDAEKECNLNGILSEVQEHHDPQQRRPEVP, from the coding sequence ATGATAAAGATGAAAATGCGCCCACTGGCAGTAGACGCCATAGTCATATACAGAGACAGGCTAGTATTTATAAAAAGAAAAAATGAGCCATATAAAGGAATGCTGGCACTACCGGGAGGCTTCGTAGAGGAAGGAGAAACCACAGAGCAGGCAGCGATAAGGGAAGTATGGGAGGAGACCGGCCTGAAGGCCGAAATACTTAAGCTTGTGGGGGTCTATTCTAATCCCCACAGGGACCCGCGAGGTCCGGTCGTATCAATCTGCTATCTGCTTAAAGCCGCCGGCGAGCATAAGGCGTCGACGGACGCGAGCGAGGTGATCCTTTTAAAGCCAGCCGAGGTGCCGATGCTGGCTTTCGACCACAACGCGATGATAAGCGATGCGGAGAAGGAGTGTAATCTAAATGGAATTTTGTCCGAAGTGCAAGAGCATCATGATCCCCAACAGCGGCGTCCTGAAGTGCCGTAA
- a CDS encoding transcription factor S encodes MIPNSGVLKCRKCGFQKKPATSEAVIVGAPEKPQREMTILEGKEDAGLPTTEDVKCPECGNQKAYWWMRQLRSADESEVRFFRCTQCGKTWREYN; translated from the coding sequence ATGATCCCCAACAGCGGCGTCCTGAAGTGCCGTAAATGCGGCTTCCAGAAGAAGCCAGCCACAAGCGAGGCCGTCATCGTAGGCGCCCCGGAAAAGCCCCAGCGCGAGATGACGATCCTGGAGGGCAAGGAAGACGCGGGCCTTCCCACGACTGAGGACGTCAAGTGCCCCGAGTGCGGCAACCAGAAGGCCTACTGGTGGATGCGGCAGCTAAGGAGCGCCGATGAGAGCGAGGTGCGCTTCTTCAGGTGTACCCAGTGCGGGAAGACCTGGAGAGAATATAATTAA